DNA sequence from the uncultured Fibrobacter sp. genome:
ATGAGCCGTGAGTTTTCAGGTGATTAGTAAGCAGTTAAAGGACAAACTCGGAGTTCATCCCCCAACCACCAACCACTAATCACTAACCACTATCTACCTCATACCTCACACCTCAAAGCCACTTTTCTATATTTGTCCGCGTATGTTTACTGGAATTATTCAATCTACCGGCGAAATCGTCTCGATAGAGGCTCGTGGTGATGCTCTCTCGATGCGTCTCAAGTCGCCGGGATTCTTCAAGAATTGCAAATTGGGCGACAGTGTCGCCAACGATGGCGTTTGTTTGTCTATTGAAAGTTGTACTGATGACGAGGCGGTCTTCTGCCTTATGCACCAGACGGTCGAAAATACGGCTTTCAAACAGGCTGCGGTCGGGAAATTGGTCAATTTGGAACTTCCGTGTCGTGCCGACAGCTTTATGGGCGGGCACTTCGTGATGGGCCATGTGGACTGTATTACCGAGGTAATCCAGGTGACTCCGCGCGAAACGGGCGTGGAAGTCGATCTGAAAATGCCTGCGGACCTCAAACGCTACATTATTCGCCGCGGTTCCATCTCCCTGAACGGCATCAGCCTTACGGTGGCCGAAAAGTTCGAGGATTCCATCCGCGTGTGCATCATCCCCGAGACGCTTGCTCGTACGAACCTGCGCAACTGGGTTGCCGGGACCATCGTGAACGTGGAAGTCGACATGCTCGGCAAGTACATTGAAAATTATCTGAAGGAACGTGACCTTGCTTAATACGATTGAAGAGGCCATAGAAGATTTTAAGAACGGCAAGTTTTTGATCGTGGTTGATGACGAGGACCGCGAGAACGAGGGCGATTTTGTCATCGCCGCCGAGAAGATTACTCCCGAAAAGGTGAACTTCATGCTCCACGAGGGCCGTGGCGTGCTCTGCTGCCCGCTGCCCATCAAGCGCTGCCATGAACTCAACCTCACGCGCCAGACGGCCGAAAATACGTCGATTCTCGGGACTCCGTTTACCATCATGGTCGACAAGATTGAAGGCTGCACCACGGGTGTTTCCGCCCACGACCGCGCGGCGACCATCCTCGCTCTTTCCGACCCGAACTCCAAGCCGAGCGACTTCGGGCGGCCGGGGCATATCTCGCCCCTGTACGCCCAAGAAGAGGGCGTACTCCGGCGCGCAGGCCATACCGAGGCTGCGGTGGATTTGGCGAAGCTTGCGGGCCTGCGCCCGGCGGCCGCCCTTATCGAAATCATGAACGAAGACGGGACGATGGCCCGTATGCCGCAACTGCAAGAAGTGGCGAAGAAGTTCGACCTCAAGATTATCTCCATCCGCGATCTCATCGACTACCGCCTCAAGAACGAAAAGTTGGTGCAGCGTGTGGCTGCTCCGCACGTGACGACCAAGTACGGCGATTTCAAGGCTTACGCCTACCGCAGCAAGACCGACGGTGTGGAACACGTGGCCTGGGTCGCGGGCAATCCCGATTTCAGCAAGCCGGTTTACGTGCGCGTGCACAGCGAATGCCTTACGGGCGACATCTTCGGTAGCCTCCGCTGTGACTGCGGCGAACAGTTGCAGTCTGCCATGAAGTTCATCGGCGAGCACGGCGGCGTATTCCTGTACATGCGCGGCCAGGAAGGCCGTGGCATCGGGCTCTGCAACAAGCTGCGTGCTTACGAGTTGCAGGAGAAGGGCATGGATACGGTCGAGGCGAATCTGCACCTCGGGTTCAAGTCGGACCTCCGCCAGTACGGTACCGGTGCCCAGATTCTTGCAGACCTCGGCGTGAAAGAAATGCGCCTTTTGACAAACAACCCGAGCAAGATTTCGGGCATTTCGGCTTACGGACTCAAGATTGTGGAGCGCGTGCCTATCGAGGTCAAGCCGAACAAGGAAAACCTTTTCTACCTGCTCACCAAGCAGAAGAAGATGGGTCACCAGCTGCACGTGGATTCCGATGCTGCCGGCGAAAAAGTTTTAAAAGAGGAAAAATAAGATGGTTAACGAAATCAAGAATTCCCTGAACGGGGCGGGACTCAAGGTGGCAATCGCCGTCGCCCGCTTCAACGAGGTCGTGACCGACAAGCTCCTGGAAGGGGCGCTCCGCCAGCTCGAGCTGCTGGGCGTTGCCGACAAGGACATTACCGTTGTGCGCGTTCCGGGCGCTTTTGAACTTCCGGGCGTGTGCCGCCGCCTTGCCGATTCGGGCAAGTACAATGCCGTGATGGCTATCGGTGCCGTGATCCGCGGCGAGACGAGCCACTACGACGTGGTGGTGAATGCCTCTACGGGCGGTGTCGCAAACATCGCTGCCGAAGGCAAGCTCCCCGTGATTCTCGGAATCCTCACGACCGATACCGTGGACCAGGCTATGAACCGCGCTGGCCTCAAGGCGGGTAACCTCGGGAGCAACTGGGCATCCACCGCCGTTGAAATGGCAAATTTGTACAAGGCTTTGTCCTAACCATTTGCCCTAACCACCAACCACTAATCACTAACCACTAATCACTAACCACTAGTTA
Encoded proteins:
- a CDS encoding riboflavin synthase encodes the protein MFTGIIQSTGEIVSIEARGDALSMRLKSPGFFKNCKLGDSVANDGVCLSIESCTDDEAVFCLMHQTVENTAFKQAAVGKLVNLELPCRADSFMGGHFVMGHVDCITEVIQVTPRETGVEVDLKMPADLKRYIIRRGSISLNGISLTVAEKFEDSIRVCIIPETLARTNLRNWVAGTIVNVEVDMLGKYIENYLKERDLA
- a CDS encoding bifunctional 3,4-dihydroxy-2-butanone-4-phosphate synthase/GTP cyclohydrolase II, which encodes MTLLNTIEEAIEDFKNGKFLIVVDDEDRENEGDFVIAAEKITPEKVNFMLHEGRGVLCCPLPIKRCHELNLTRQTAENTSILGTPFTIMVDKIEGCTTGVSAHDRAATILALSDPNSKPSDFGRPGHISPLYAQEEGVLRRAGHTEAAVDLAKLAGLRPAAALIEIMNEDGTMARMPQLQEVAKKFDLKIISIRDLIDYRLKNEKLVQRVAAPHVTTKYGDFKAYAYRSKTDGVEHVAWVAGNPDFSKPVYVRVHSECLTGDIFGSLRCDCGEQLQSAMKFIGEHGGVFLYMRGQEGRGIGLCNKLRAYELQEKGMDTVEANLHLGFKSDLRQYGTGAQILADLGVKEMRLLTNNPSKISGISAYGLKIVERVPIEVKPNKENLFYLLTKQKKMGHQLHVDSDAAGEKVLKEEK
- the ribH gene encoding 6,7-dimethyl-8-ribityllumazine synthase; amino-acid sequence: MVNEIKNSLNGAGLKVAIAVARFNEVVTDKLLEGALRQLELLGVADKDITVVRVPGAFELPGVCRRLADSGKYNAVMAIGAVIRGETSHYDVVVNASTGGVANIAAEGKLPVILGILTTDTVDQAMNRAGLKAGNLGSNWASTAVEMANLYKALS